One Paraburkholderia sp. IMGN_8 DNA window includes the following coding sequences:
- the ilvD gene encoding dihydroxy-acid dehydratase, giving the protein MAYNRRSKNITQGVARSPNRSMYYALGYQKEDFDKPMIGIANGHSTITPCNAGLQRLADAAVVAVKGADANPQIFGTPTISDGMSMGTEGMKYSLVSREVIADCIETCVQGQWMDGVVVIGGCDKNMPGGMIGLARMNVPGIYVYGGTIRPGNWKGTDLTIVSSFEAVGEFTAGRMSQEDFEGVEKNACPSTGSCGGMYTANTMSSSFEALGMSLLYSSTMANPDQEKVDSAAESARVLVEAVKKDLKPRDIITKKSIENAVAVIMATGGSTNAVLHYLAIAHAAEVEWSIEDFERMRKKVPVICNLKPSGQFVATDLHKAGGIPQVMKILLDAGLLHGDCITITGKTLAEELKDVPSKPRADQQVIFPIEKALYKEGHLAILKGNLAPDGAVAKITGLKNPVITGPARVFDDEQSALEAILADKIKAGDVVVLRYLGPKGGPGMPEMLAPTSAIIGKGLGETVGLITDGRFSGGTWGMVVGHVAPEAFVGGTIAFVQEGDSITIDAHKLLLQLNIDDAELERRRAAWQAPKPRYTRGVLAKYSALALPANKGAVTG; this is encoded by the coding sequence ATGGCATACAACCGTCGTTCGAAGAACATCACGCAAGGCGTGGCGCGTTCGCCGAACCGCTCGATGTACTACGCACTCGGCTATCAGAAGGAAGATTTCGACAAGCCGATGATCGGCATCGCCAACGGTCACTCGACCATCACGCCGTGTAACGCCGGCCTGCAGCGTCTGGCCGACGCGGCAGTCGTCGCGGTCAAGGGTGCCGACGCGAATCCGCAGATCTTCGGCACGCCGACGATCTCGGACGGCATGTCGATGGGCACTGAAGGCATGAAGTACTCGCTGGTGTCGCGCGAAGTGATCGCCGACTGCATCGAGACCTGCGTGCAAGGCCAATGGATGGACGGCGTGGTCGTGATCGGCGGCTGCGACAAGAACATGCCGGGCGGCATGATCGGCCTCGCGCGCATGAACGTGCCGGGCATCTACGTGTATGGCGGCACGATCCGTCCGGGCAACTGGAAGGGGACGGACCTGACCATCGTGTCGTCGTTCGAAGCGGTCGGCGAATTCACGGCAGGCCGGATGTCGCAGGAAGATTTCGAAGGGGTCGAAAAGAACGCATGCCCGTCGACGGGTTCGTGCGGCGGCATGTACACCGCCAACACGATGAGCTCGTCGTTTGAAGCACTGGGCATGTCGCTGCTGTATTCGTCGACGATGGCCAATCCGGACCAGGAAAAGGTCGACTCGGCGGCCGAATCGGCGCGCGTGCTGGTCGAAGCGGTCAAGAAGGACCTGAAGCCGCGCGACATCATCACGAAGAAGTCGATCGAAAACGCCGTGGCCGTGATCATGGCGACCGGCGGTTCGACCAACGCCGTGCTGCATTATCTGGCGATCGCGCACGCGGCCGAGGTGGAATGGAGCATCGAAGACTTCGAGCGCATGCGCAAGAAAGTGCCGGTGATCTGCAACCTGAAGCCGTCGGGCCAGTTCGTCGCGACCGATCTGCATAAAGCAGGCGGCATTCCGCAAGTCATGAAGATTCTGCTCGACGCAGGTCTCTTGCACGGCGATTGCATCACGATCACCGGCAAGACGCTGGCCGAAGAACTGAAGGACGTGCCAAGCAAGCCGCGCGCCGATCAGCAGGTGATTTTCCCGATCGAGAAGGCGCTGTACAAGGAAGGCCACCTCGCGATCCTGAAGGGCAACCTGGCACCGGACGGCGCCGTCGCCAAGATCACCGGCCTGAAGAACCCGGTCATCACCGGCCCGGCCCGCGTGTTCGACGACGAGCAAAGTGCGCTGGAAGCGATCCTGGCCGACAAGATCAAGGCCGGCGACGTCGTCGTGCTGCGCTACCTCGGTCCGAAGGGCGGCCCCGGCATGCCGGAAATGCTCGCCCCCACTTCGGCGATCATCGGCAAGGGCCTCGGCGAAACCGTGGGCCTGATCACCGACGGCCGCTTCTCGGGCGGCACGTGGGGCATGGTGGTCGGTCACGTCGCACCGGAAGCGTTTGTGGGCGGCACGATCGCATTCGTGCAGGAAGGCGATTCGATCACGATCGATGCGCACAAGCTGCTGCTGCAACTGAACATCGACGACGCCGAACTGGAACGCCGCCGCGCCGCATGGCAAGCGCCGAAGCCGCGTTACACGCGTGGCGTGCTGGCGAAGTACTCCGCGTTGGCGCTGCCGGCCAACAAGGGCGCTGTCACGGGCTGA
- the lptG gene encoding LPS export ABC transporter permease LptG, with protein sequence MRIYEKYFARQVYLTFVFILFAFSGLFFFFDLINELNSVGHGNYKFQYAVLRVALQTPSRFYEIIPVAALISAIYVFAQMAANSEYTIFRVSGLATNQALRSLLKIGIPLVFLTYLIGEVVGPYTDQLSERVRLEALGSSVSSNFESGVWVKDTLTARADGEQVTRFVNVGELKPDATISNVRIYEFDSKFRLSNVRMAKSGTYQPPGHWQLTGVTDTQLFDVPPPPGTPTDVLNPVYRAKQVELPEYSLRSELTPQILSVLLVSPDRMSMFNLFRYIQHLTENRQDTQRYEIALWRKLLYPFAVFVMLVLSLPFAYLHTRAGVVGVKVFGGIMLGMSFQLFNTLFSHIGTLNTWPAPLTAATPGLVYLVLGLVGLRWVDRH encoded by the coding sequence ATGCGCATCTATGAAAAGTACTTCGCGCGTCAGGTTTACCTCACGTTCGTCTTTATTCTGTTCGCGTTTTCGGGCCTGTTCTTCTTCTTCGACCTGATCAACGAACTAAACTCCGTCGGCCACGGCAACTACAAGTTCCAGTACGCGGTGCTGCGCGTCGCCTTGCAGACGCCGTCGCGTTTCTACGAAATCATTCCGGTGGCTGCGCTGATCAGCGCGATCTACGTATTCGCGCAGATGGCGGCGAACTCCGAGTACACGATTTTCCGCGTGTCGGGCCTCGCGACCAATCAGGCGCTGCGCTCGCTGCTGAAGATCGGCATTCCGCTGGTGTTCCTGACCTACCTGATCGGCGAAGTGGTCGGTCCGTACACGGATCAGTTGTCGGAACGCGTACGGCTGGAGGCGTTGGGGTCGTCGGTATCGAGCAATTTCGAGTCGGGCGTCTGGGTGAAGGACACGCTCACCGCGCGCGCGGACGGCGAGCAGGTGACGCGTTTTGTGAACGTCGGCGAGCTGAAGCCCGACGCGACCATCAGCAACGTGCGGATTTACGAGTTCGATTCGAAGTTCCGGCTCTCGAACGTGCGGATGGCGAAAAGCGGCACGTACCAGCCGCCGGGGCATTGGCAACTGACCGGCGTGACCGATACCCAATTGTTCGACGTCCCCCCTCCTCCGGGCACCCCGACCGACGTGTTGAATCCGGTGTATCGCGCGAAGCAGGTGGAATTGCCCGAGTATTCGTTGCGCTCGGAACTGACGCCGCAGATTTTGTCTGTGCTGCTGGTGTCGCCTGACCGGATGTCGATGTTCAACCTGTTCCGTTACATCCAGCATTTGACCGAGAATCGTCAGGACACCCAGCGGTATGAGATTGCGCTGTGGCGCAAGCTGCTGTATCCGTTTGCGGTATTCGTGATGCTGGTGTTGTCGTTGCCGTTTGCGTATTTGCATACGCGGGCCGGCGTGGTTGGTGTGAAGGTTTTCGGCGGGATTATGCTGGGGATGAGTTTTCAGCTGTTCAATACGCTGTTCTCGCATATCGGCACGTTGAATACCTGGCCGGCGCCGTTGACTGCGGCTACGCCTGGGTTGGTGTATCTGGTGCTGGGGCTGGTTGGGTTGAGGTGGGTTGATCGCCATTAG
- the lptF gene encoding LPS export ABC transporter permease LptF, with protein MIFERSLQRELAYTAGAVFMVLLTLVLTTMMIRIVGFAASGEIDPRDVLVLIGLTVIGYLAIMLVATLFVSILFVLTRWYKDSEMVVWLSSGVSLTRFIKPIGIFATPIIILIMFFVFVGWPWSNQQSKLIRARFQQRDEVSLLAPGQFRESATSHRVFFIEKMSPDQGHVENVFVTSTENGKVNVVVSKNGHTETHKNGDRFVVLENGRRYDGEPGHPDFRIMEFERYGVKIQSQPVVSTPTTTGTPTLDLFRNPTRENLAEFAWRAGLPLIAINLVLLAIPLAHQNPRRSRTINLVMAVLIYLTYSNLLNVVQSWIEQGKMSFGVGLVSLHILVAVVVAFIFWLRVRNRPLFTRAMFSRSSQGA; from the coding sequence ATGATCTTCGAACGCTCCCTCCAGCGCGAACTCGCGTATACGGCTGGTGCCGTGTTCATGGTTCTCCTCACGCTCGTGCTGACGACGATGATGATCCGCATCGTCGGCTTCGCAGCCTCGGGCGAGATCGATCCGCGCGACGTGCTGGTGCTGATCGGCCTGACCGTGATCGGCTATCTGGCGATCATGCTCGTCGCGACCCTGTTCGTGTCGATCCTGTTCGTCCTGACGCGGTGGTACAAAGACTCCGAGATGGTCGTGTGGCTGTCCTCGGGGGTCAGTTTGACCCGCTTCATCAAGCCAATCGGTATTTTCGCCACGCCGATCATCATCCTCATCATGTTTTTCGTGTTCGTCGGCTGGCCGTGGTCGAATCAGCAGAGCAAGCTGATCCGCGCGCGCTTCCAGCAGCGCGACGAGGTCTCGCTGCTGGCGCCGGGCCAGTTCCGCGAGTCGGCCACCAGCCACCGGGTGTTCTTCATCGAAAAGATGTCGCCCGATCAGGGGCACGTCGAGAACGTGTTCGTGACCAGCACCGAGAACGGCAAGGTCAACGTGGTGGTGTCGAAGAACGGCCATACCGAGACGCATAAGAACGGCGACCGCTTCGTGGTGCTGGAAAACGGCCGCCGCTACGACGGCGAACCGGGGCACCCGGATTTCCGCATCATGGAGTTCGAGCGCTATGGCGTGAAGATCCAGAGCCAGCCGGTCGTCAGTACGCCGACCACCACCGGCACGCCAACGCTCGATCTGTTCCGCAATCCGACCCGCGAAAACCTCGCCGAATTTGCATGGCGCGCGGGGCTGCCGCTGATCGCGATCAACCTGGTGCTGCTGGCGATTCCGCTTGCGCACCAGAACCCGCGGCGCAGCCGCACGATCAATCTGGTGATGGCCGTCCTGATCTATCTGACGTATTCGAATCTGTTGAACGTGGTGCAGTCGTGGATCGAGCAAGGCAAGATGTCTTTCGGGGTTGGGCTCGTGAGCTTGCACATCCTGGTGGCGGTGGTCGTCGCGTTCATCTTCTGGCTGCGCGTGCGCAATCGGCCGCTGTTCACGCGGGCGATGTTCAGCCGTTCGTCGCAGGGAGCCTGA
- a CDS encoding SIMPL domain-containing protein (The SIMPL domain is named for its presence in mouse protein SIMPL (signalling molecule that associates with mouse pelle-like kinase). Bacterial member BP26, from Brucella, was shown to assemble into a channel-like structure, while YggE from E. coli has been associated with resistance to oxidative stress.): MTKNTARALALALVCVAPAALALTPAMARAQGVTQYQPAGVLSLNAQASADVPQDVVDITLFYEQQASDPSALTSTLNQHADSALQKAKGVNGVTARTGSFSIYPSTDRDGRISAWRGRTEVVLKSHDFAAASKLAGEMASIMQVGNVQFSLSPEAQRAAEQKLTGEAIKSFREQASSSAQAFGYSGYSIREVNVGHNGVMPRPMMMMSARAMSADAKASAPVPIEGGMSTVTVNVSGSVQMK; encoded by the coding sequence ATGACAAAAAACACTGCACGTGCACTCGCACTCGCTCTTGTGTGCGTGGCCCCTGCCGCCCTCGCATTGACGCCGGCCATGGCGCGCGCCCAAGGCGTGACGCAATATCAGCCGGCCGGCGTGCTGTCGCTGAATGCACAGGCAAGCGCGGACGTGCCGCAAGACGTTGTCGATATCACGCTGTTTTATGAGCAGCAAGCGAGCGATCCGTCGGCGCTCACGTCAACGCTGAATCAGCACGCCGATTCGGCGCTGCAAAAGGCCAAGGGTGTGAATGGCGTGACCGCGCGGACAGGTTCGTTCTCGATCTATCCGTCCACCGACCGCGACGGCCGCATTTCCGCGTGGCGCGGCCGTACGGAAGTCGTGCTCAAGTCGCACGACTTCGCCGCCGCGTCGAAGCTCGCTGGTGAGATGGCATCGATCATGCAGGTCGGCAACGTGCAATTCTCGTTGTCGCCCGAAGCGCAGCGCGCTGCCGAACAGAAGCTCACCGGCGAAGCAATCAAGTCGTTCCGCGAGCAGGCTTCTTCGTCGGCGCAGGCGTTCGGCTACAGCGGCTATTCGATTCGCGAAGTCAACGTCGGGCATAACGGCGTCATGCCGCGTCCCATGATGATGATGAGCGCACGCGCAATGAGCGCCGACGCGAAGGCCTCGGCACCGGTGCCGATCGAAGGCGGCATGTCGACGGTGACGGTCAATGTGTCGGGCTCTGTGCAGATGAAGTAA
- a CDS encoding leucyl aminopeptidase, protein MDFSIKACDWTKGSSNGFLTGKSDCIVIGVFESQTLSGAALEIDAATKGLLTRIIKAGDMDGKAGTTLFLHEVSGIGASRVLLVGLGKQDAFSQKAYGEAVRAAWRALLPTKIVQVTFTLAQLPILERSADWGVRAAILALRELTYKFTQMKSKPDNSARALKRIVFSVNTGDEKAAKLAAKQGAALANGMDLTRDLGNLPSNVCTPTYLANTAKKLARDWKLKVEVLGEKQAEALKMGSFLSVTAGSVEPAQFIVLQYHGGAAKAAPVVLVGKGVTFDTGGISLKPGEGMDEMKYDMCGAGSVLGTLRAVAEMGLKINVVGIIPAVENVPSATATKPGDIVTSMKGLTIEVLNTDAEGRLILCDALTYAERFKPAAVIDIATLTGACIIALGHHNSGLFSKDDALAGELLDASREASDPAWRLPLDEEYQEQLKSNFADLANIGGRPAGSVTAACFLSRFAEAYPWAHLDIAGTAWRSGAAKGATGRPVPLLAQFLIDRAAQ, encoded by the coding sequence ATGGACTTTAGCATAAAAGCCTGTGATTGGACCAAAGGCTCGTCAAACGGTTTCCTGACCGGGAAATCCGATTGCATCGTAATCGGCGTGTTCGAGTCGCAAACGCTCTCGGGCGCTGCGCTGGAAATCGACGCGGCTACCAAGGGCCTGTTGACCCGCATCATCAAAGCCGGCGACATGGACGGCAAGGCCGGCACCACGCTGTTCCTGCACGAAGTGTCCGGCATCGGCGCCTCGCGCGTGCTGCTGGTCGGCCTCGGCAAACAGGATGCTTTCAGCCAGAAAGCCTACGGCGAAGCCGTGCGGGCCGCCTGGCGCGCATTGCTCCCCACCAAGATCGTCCAGGTCACCTTCACGCTCGCACAACTGCCGATCCTCGAGCGCTCGGCCGATTGGGGCGTGCGCGCCGCGATCCTAGCGCTGCGCGAGCTGACCTACAAGTTCACGCAGATGAAGAGCAAGCCGGACAATTCGGCGCGCGCGTTGAAGCGCATCGTCTTCAGCGTCAATACCGGCGACGAGAAAGCCGCCAAGCTCGCCGCGAAGCAGGGCGCCGCGCTTGCCAACGGCATGGATCTGACGCGCGACCTCGGCAACCTGCCGAGCAACGTCTGCACGCCGACCTACCTCGCCAACACCGCGAAGAAGCTCGCCAGGGACTGGAAGCTGAAGGTCGAAGTGCTCGGCGAAAAGCAGGCTGAAGCGCTCAAGATGGGCTCGTTCCTGTCGGTCACGGCCGGCTCGGTCGAACCGGCGCAGTTCATCGTGCTGCAGTACCACGGCGGTGCCGCGAAAGCCGCGCCGGTGGTGCTGGTCGGCAAGGGCGTCACGTTCGACACCGGCGGCATTTCGCTCAAGCCGGGCGAAGGCATGGACGAGATGAAGTACGACATGTGCGGCGCCGGTTCGGTGCTGGGCACGTTGCGCGCAGTCGCCGAAATGGGCCTGAAGATCAACGTCGTCGGCATCATTCCGGCTGTCGAGAACGTGCCGTCGGCTACCGCCACCAAGCCGGGCGACATCGTCACCAGCATGAAGGGCCTGACGATCGAAGTGCTGAACACGGACGCCGAAGGCCGGCTGATCCTGTGCGACGCGCTGACTTATGCCGAGCGCTTCAAGCCGGCAGCGGTGATCGACATCGCCACGCTGACGGGTGCCTGCATCATCGCGCTGGGCCATCACAACAGCGGTTTGTTCTCGAAAGACGACGCGCTGGCGGGCGAGCTGCTCGACGCGTCGCGTGAAGCGTCCGATCCGGCCTGGCGTCTGCCGCTCGACGAGGAGTATCAGGAGCAGCTCAAGTCGAACTTCGCGGACCTTGCCAACATCGGCGGCCGTCCGGCGGGCAGCGTGACGGCGGCGTGCTTCCTGTCGCGTTTCGCCGAAGCGTATCCGTGGGCGCATCTGGACATCGCCGGCACGGCGTGGAGGAGCGGCGCGGCGAAGGGCGCCACTGGCCGCCCGGTGCCGTTGCTCGCGCAGTTCCTGATCGACCGCGCCGCACAATGA
- a CDS encoding DNA polymerase III subunit chi: MTRIDFHSNVGDSLLYACRLIRKAYLAGQPTIVLAEPPRLRAVDEQLWTFSPLDFVPHCMAGSPLAGETPIVLASNLDDVPHHQVLLNLGASVPAQFARFERLLEVVGNTHDELAAGRERYRFYRDRGYALNNYKQGS; this comes from the coding sequence ATGACGAGAATCGACTTTCACTCGAACGTCGGCGATTCGTTGCTGTATGCGTGCCGCCTGATCCGCAAGGCGTATCTGGCGGGCCAGCCGACCATCGTGCTGGCCGAGCCGCCGCGCTTGCGGGCTGTCGACGAGCAGCTGTGGACATTCTCGCCGCTCGACTTCGTGCCGCATTGCATGGCGGGCTCGCCGCTCGCCGGAGAAACGCCGATCGTGCTGGCGTCGAATCTCGATGATGTGCCGCACCATCAGGTGTTGCTCAATCTCGGCGCTTCGGTACCGGCGCAGTTCGCGCGCTTCGAAAGATTGCTGGAAGTGGTCGGTAACACGCACGACGAACTCGCTGCGGGCCGCGAACGCTATCGTTTCTACCGCGATCGCGGCTATGCTTTGAACAACTACAAGCAAGGCAGCTAG
- a CDS encoding LysR family transcriptional regulator — protein sequence MLPAIPDLRQLRYFVTVAEEKHFGRAAARLSMTQPPLSQAIRALEETLGVALFARTKRSVELTPVGADLLPEVQRLLASAEGLRPLAQSLARGEAGVLSLAFVSTADYGLLPLLLRDFGARHPRVRLELTEATSDVQVDELVAGRIDAGLVIAPLPSRHATQLSWLPIAREPLVIAMSSDMAARVGGAAEARAEWLDTPISLRDVADAPLVIFPRRLAPGFYDIIMDCYGVAGLAPRVGQEAIQMQTIVSLVSAGMGVALVPQSLRNLRRTGVVYRPLSESVPAIETGLVWRTAEVSPVLAGFIEIVRAHAATVEAQVVASPGSLR from the coding sequence ATGTTGCCTGCTATCCCAGACCTGCGCCAGTTGCGCTATTTCGTCACCGTCGCCGAAGAAAAGCACTTCGGGCGGGCGGCCGCGCGCCTCTCGATGACGCAGCCGCCGTTGTCGCAGGCCATTCGCGCGCTGGAGGAGACGCTCGGCGTCGCGCTGTTCGCGCGCACCAAGCGCTCGGTCGAACTGACGCCGGTGGGCGCGGATCTGCTGCCCGAAGTGCAGCGCCTGCTGGCGAGCGCCGAGGGGCTGCGGCCGTTGGCGCAGAGTCTGGCGCGCGGCGAAGCGGGCGTATTGTCGCTGGCGTTCGTCTCCACGGCGGATTACGGCCTGCTGCCGCTGTTGCTGCGCGATTTCGGCGCGCGTCATCCGCGCGTGCGGCTGGAGTTGACCGAGGCGACCAGCGACGTGCAGGTCGACGAACTGGTAGCCGGGCGCATCGATGCGGGGCTGGTGATCGCGCCGCTGCCGTCGCGGCACGCCACCCAGCTCTCATGGCTGCCGATCGCGCGCGAACCGCTGGTGATCGCGATGTCGTCGGACATGGCGGCGCGCGTGGGCGGCGCTGCCGAAGCGCGCGCCGAGTGGCTGGACACGCCGATCAGCCTGCGCGACGTCGCCGATGCGCCGCTCGTCATCTTCCCAAGACGTCTGGCGCCAGGCTTTTATGACATCATTATGGATTGCTACGGCGTGGCGGGCCTCGCGCCCCGGGTCGGGCAGGAGGCGATTCAGATGCAGACGATCGTGAGCCTCGTGTCGGCCGGAATGGGTGTCGCACTGGTGCCGCAATCGTTGCGTAATCTGCGCCGCACCGGTGTCGTGTACCGGCCGCTCTCCGAGTCGGTGCCGGCGATCGAGACGGGACTCGTCTGGCGCACGGCGGAGGTGAGCCCGGTGTTGGCCGGCTTCATCGAGATCGTGCGCGCGCATGCGGCCACGGTCGAGGCGCAGGTTGTTGCGTCGCCTGGGTCGCTTCGATAG
- a CDS encoding EVE domain-containing protein, whose product MRYWLMKSEPDEASIDHLANAPQRTLPWTGVRNYQARNFMRDMMQVGDGVLFYHSSCPEPGIAGLAEVSSTAYPDPTQFDKKSPYFDPKSSQETPRWLLVDVVFKKKIPLIPLAALREHEELADMRVLAKGNRLSITPVTEAEWRFITKRLV is encoded by the coding sequence ATGCGCTACTGGCTAATGAAGTCCGAACCGGACGAAGCAAGCATCGACCATCTCGCCAACGCACCGCAACGCACGTTGCCGTGGACCGGCGTGCGCAACTATCAGGCGCGCAACTTCATGCGCGACATGATGCAGGTCGGCGACGGCGTGCTGTTCTATCACTCGAGTTGTCCGGAGCCGGGCATCGCGGGGCTCGCCGAAGTGTCGTCCACCGCTTATCCAGATCCGACGCAGTTCGACAAGAAGAGTCCCTACTTCGATCCGAAGTCGTCGCAGGAAACGCCGCGTTGGCTACTCGTCGACGTGGTATTCAAGAAGAAGATCCCGTTGATTCCGCTTGCCGCGTTGCGCGAGCATGAAGAACTCGCGGACATGCGCGTGCTGGCAAAGGGCAACCGTTTGTCGATCACACCGGTGACCGAAGCCGAATGGCGCTTCATCACAAAGCGGCTTGTTTAA
- the lgt gene encoding prolipoprotein diacylglyceryl transferase, with protein sequence MLIHPNFDPVAIHLGPLAVRWYGLMYLVAFIAAIVVGRLRLRLPYVAAQGWTVKDIDDMLFYGVIGTILGGRLGYVLFYKASFYFAHPLDIFKVWEGGMSFHGGFLGVTLAMVLFAYQRKRSWLQVTDFVAPMVPTGLAAGRLGNFINGELWGRVTDPAAPWAMLFPGAAPDDAAWLTAHPQLAAQWHLNEVFAQYHMLPRHPSELYEIALEGVALFFVLFFFSRKPKPMGAISAVFLIGYGLARFTVEFAREPDDFLGLLAMGLSMGQWLSLPMILAGIVMLVWAYRRARRQQAQAVGAN encoded by the coding sequence ATGCTCATTCACCCGAATTTCGACCCCGTTGCCATTCATCTGGGGCCGCTCGCTGTGCGCTGGTATGGACTGATGTACCTCGTCGCGTTTATCGCGGCGATCGTCGTCGGCCGGCTGCGGCTGCGTTTGCCGTACGTCGCCGCGCAAGGCTGGACCGTCAAAGACATCGACGACATGCTGTTCTACGGCGTGATCGGCACCATTCTCGGGGGCCGGCTCGGCTATGTGCTGTTCTATAAGGCGAGTTTCTATTTCGCGCATCCGCTCGACATCTTCAAGGTGTGGGAAGGCGGCATGTCGTTTCACGGCGGCTTCCTCGGCGTGACGCTGGCGATGGTGCTGTTCGCGTATCAACGCAAGCGCTCGTGGCTGCAAGTCACCGATTTCGTCGCTCCGATGGTGCCGACGGGGCTCGCGGCAGGGCGCCTCGGCAACTTCATCAACGGCGAATTGTGGGGGCGCGTGACCGATCCGGCGGCGCCGTGGGCGATGCTGTTTCCGGGCGCCGCGCCCGATGACGCCGCGTGGCTTACCGCGCATCCGCAACTGGCCGCGCAGTGGCATCTGAACGAAGTGTTTGCGCAATATCACATGCTGCCGCGCCATCCATCGGAGTTGTATGAGATTGCCCTCGAAGGCGTCGCGTTGTTCTTCGTGCTGTTTTTCTTCTCGCGCAAACCGAAGCCGATGGGCGCGATCTCGGCGGTGTTCCTGATCGGCTACGGGCTCGCGCGCTTCACGGTGGAGTTCGCGCGTGAGCCGGACGATTTCCTTGGGCTTCTGGCAATGGGCCTCTCGATGGGCCAATGGCTCTCGCTGCCGATGATTCTCGCGGGCATCGTCATGCTGGTGTGGGCGTATCGCCGCGCGCGCCGTCAGCAGGCTCAGGCGGTCGGCGCGAACTGA
- a CDS encoding DUF2486 family protein, producing MSDPHDKSIPVLHEILVQGDPAQARHAQSDTAAPSTQPAREPATAQEPTFVQEPTLAPEPAHATEPTLAPQPHVRAKKPHKSSKAIEAEHGREPAFAAPSAGVFDRAEPRAPIEAGAVVPPDFVHEAPAPAHANLDADAIAERLRGRFASFLTGEGRGLIEARCRDALQEHTAWLVNQITREVALTLEAEMTGWAREAVEEEIARRSGSA from the coding sequence GTGTCCGATCCCCACGATAAATCGATCCCCGTTCTGCACGAGATTCTCGTGCAGGGCGATCCCGCTCAGGCGCGCCACGCGCAAAGCGATACGGCCGCACCGTCGACGCAGCCGGCGCGCGAACCCGCCACTGCGCAAGAACCGACTTTTGTGCAAGAACCGACCCTTGCACCGGAGCCCGCGCATGCAACCGAGCCCACGCTCGCGCCGCAACCGCATGTACGCGCAAAAAAACCGCATAAGTCGTCAAAGGCCATTGAAGCGGAGCACGGGCGAGAGCCTGCGTTCGCCGCGCCGTCAGCGGGGGTGTTCGATCGGGCTGAGCCGCGTGCGCCGATCGAGGCCGGTGCGGTCGTGCCGCCGGATTTCGTGCACGAGGCACCGGCTCCGGCTCATGCGAACCTCGATGCCGATGCGATCGCCGAACGTCTGCGCGGAAGGTTCGCGAGCTTCCTGACGGGAGAGGGGCGCGGCCTTATCGAAGCGCGCTGCCGAGACGCGTTGCAGGAGCACACCGCATGGCTCGTCAACCAGATCACGCGCGAAGTGGCGCTGACGCTGGAGGCGGAAATGACCGGTTGGGCACGTGAAGCGGTAGAGGAAGAGATCGCGCGGCGCTCGGGCAGCGCTTAA
- a CDS encoding CbiX/SirB N-terminal domain-containing protein — MATHGMVLFAHGARDVRWREPFERLADKVRGSAAAGPVLLAFLELMEPDLPTAVGSLVSDGCSAVTVVPVFFGQGGHVRADLPAVIERCRGLYPSIEIKCATAVGEDDSVLDAVASYCLRQV; from the coding sequence ATGGCTACGCATGGGATGGTGTTGTTCGCGCATGGCGCGAGAGATGTTCGCTGGCGCGAGCCGTTTGAGAGGTTGGCCGATAAGGTTCGCGGTAGTGCTGCCGCTGGGCCGGTTTTGCTGGCTTTTCTCGAGTTGATGGAGCCTGATCTGCCTACAGCTGTGGGTTCTCTTGTCTCCGACGGGTGTTCTGCTGTTACCGTCGTGCCTGTGTTTTTTGGGCAAGGTGGGCATGTTAGGGCGGATTTACCTGCGGTGATTGAGCGCTGTCGCGGGTTGTATCCCTCCATTGAGATTAAGTGCGCCACTGCCGTTGGCGAGGATGATTCTGTTCTCGATGCGGTGGCTAGTTATTGCCTTCGGCAGGTTTGA
- a CDS encoding c-type cytochrome: MKSMSYAALAVASVLIAASGAGSSAHAEAAQGLALAQQQNCMSCHSVTRPIMGPALHDVAAKYSGREDAATYLKHKIMDGSTGVWGAVPMPANTQLTPDQAALLASWVLTLK; encoded by the coding sequence ATGAAATCAATGTCGTATGCAGCGCTTGCGGTGGCCAGTGTGTTGATCGCCGCATCAGGCGCGGGCAGTTCGGCGCACGCGGAGGCCGCTCAAGGCCTCGCGCTTGCCCAGCAGCAGAACTGCATGAGCTGTCACTCGGTGACGCGTCCAATCATGGGGCCGGCGCTGCACGATGTCGCCGCGAAATATTCCGGACGCGAAGATGCCGCTACGTATCTGAAGCACAAGATTATGGATGGCAGCACGGGCGTGTGGGGAGCGGTGCCGATGCCCGCGAATACGCAACTCACGCCCGATCAGGCGGCCTTGCTGGCGAGCTGGGTATTGACACTTAAATGA